In Porites lutea chromosome 7, jaPorLute2.1, whole genome shotgun sequence, a single window of DNA contains:
- the LOC140944444 gene encoding uncharacterized protein, with amino-acid sequence MVADMNKGFTQEELTFIQNQQLPLPADTFLQTLKQPNNAKQILDNSGEMNKELGRKTAHLSTTKTARKKNKDEIVEYDEEIEIIRKYRQRIGIIEEGTKTLKVGKGIYTQKKRNAYKINPDTSVYGNVIIDVPKLYGQLKLIAHKDGKKVYDKQVDFDTLDLLTKRFNSKKKYSPLSIMVFDDLNRISDIPIHRTSNKYKKIGSGVVYYNNPADLLDRLELLGGSILAGNNGVKDEFSKIAHTLNKLGVLNNTQLNSLLKEYVI; translated from the coding sequence ATGGTAGCTGATATGAATAAAGGATTCACACAAGAAGAATTAACATTCATACAAAACCAGCAATTGCCATTACCGGCTGACACTTTTTTGCAAACCTTAAAACAACCAAATAATGCAAAACAAATTCTGGATAATTCTGGTGAAATGAATAAGGAGTTAGGCAGGAAAACAGCCCATTTGAGCACAACAAAAACTgccagaaagaaaaataaggatgAAATTGTTGAGTATGATGAAGAAATTGAGATTATTAGAAAGTACCGACAAAGAATTGGCATTATAGAGGAGGGTACAAAAACGTTGAAAGTGGGGAAGGGTatttacacacaaaaaaagaggaatgctTATAAGATTAACCCTGATACTAGTGTTTACGGAAATGTAATAATTGACGTTCCCAAACTTTATGGCCAGCTTAAACTAATTGCTCATAAGGATGGTAAGAAAGTATATGATAAGCAAGTGGACTTTGATACCCTTGATCTGCTGACCAAGAGGTTCAATAGTAAAAAGAAGTATTCACCATTATCAATAATGGTATTTGACGACCTGAATAGAATAAGCGATATTCCAATTCATCGAACCAGTAATAAGTATAAAAAAATCGGCTCAGGTgttgtttattataataatcCAGCTGACCTACTGGACAGATTGGAATTGTTAGGTGGATCCATATTGGCTGGAAATAATGGCGTCAAAgatgaattttccaaaattgctcACACACTAAACAAATTAGGTGTTCTAAATAACACCCAGCTTAATAGTCTGTTGAAGGAATATGTAATCTAA
- the LOC140944445 gene encoding uncharacterized protein, with amino-acid sequence MVQELNYQGVEFPAAAKHYGKIEEQNSININVFGYANEQFYQIHVSKQKNEKELNLLLITQGEKQHYVLIKDFNRMLYNETKHQHRKHFCMYCLQYFSTDKLLAKHKSNCMIINGEQAIRMPKEGSMVQFQNYHKQMPVPFVFYADFEAITEKVYGCQPDGAKSYTDKYQKHTGCSYGYKVVCCYDEKYSKPVKIYRGENFISYFMLDMLSEVEYCQKMIATDFQKPLQMTDEEEELFKTAEECHICRKKYLDTEVRVRDHCHITGQYRGSAQQDCNLKLRIDPDKFKVPAIFHNLCGYDSHFKMQEIGSIGKSNDLSINFIPNNMEKYMAFMVGKHLVFLDSFQFMASGLERLAANLPTDAFKYTIQVFQDEKLALMKQKGVYPYDFMDSFQKFGDQQLPPKEEFYSILTDEGISDEQYQHAQKFFVSERVLRTKPAPDMLPRMAGLDVKPPATAPSTINPVEDIDL; translated from the exons ATGGTTCAGGAATTAAATTACCAAGGGGTGGAATTTCCTGCCGCTGCTAAACATTATGGTAAAATAGAAGAGCAAAATAGCATTAATATTAATGTGTTTGGGTATGCGAATGAGCAATTTTATCAAATTCATGTCTCAAAGCAGAAAAACGAGAAAGAATTGAACCTGCTGTTGATTACACAGGGAGAGAAGCAACATTATGTTTTAATCAAGGATTTTAATAGAATGTTGTATAATGAGACTAAACACCAGCACCGCAAACATTTTTGTATGTACTGTCTCCAGTATTTTAGCACTGATAAGCTATTAGCAAAACACAAGAGTAATTGTATGATAATAAATGGGGAACAAGCAATCAGAATGCCCAAAGAAGGTAGTATGGTCCAATTTCAGAACTATCATAAGCAAATGCCAGTACCTTTTGTATTTTATGCGGATTTCGAGGCTATTACAGAGAAAGTATATGGGTGTCAACCAGATGGTGCTAAATCTTATACTGATAAGTACCAAAAGCACACTGGGTGTAGTTATGGTTATAAAGTAGTCTGTTGTTATGATGAAAAATACTCAAAACCAGTGAAAATTTATCGAGGGGAGAATTTTATTAGTTACTTCATGTTGGATATGCTCTCAGAAGTCGAATATTGCCAGAAGATGATTGCTACTGACTTCCAAAAACCGCTTCAGATGACGGACGAGGAGGAAGAATTATTCAAGACTGCCGAGGAATGTCATATTTGTAGGAAGAAATATTTAGATACTGAAGTAAGAGTTAGGGATCATTGTCACATCACTGGACAGTATAGGGGATCAGCACAACAGGACTGTAATCTGAAGCTGAGAATTGACCCAGATAAATTTAAGGTGCCAGCCATTTTTCATAATCTGTGCGGGTATGATTCCCATTTTAAAATGCAAGAAATTGGATCAATCGGAAAAAGCAATGATTTGAGTATTAATTTCATCCCTAATAATATGGAAAAGTATATGGCATTTATGGTGGGTAAACACTTGGTATTTCTGGATAGTTTTCAATTTATGGCCAGCGGTTTAGAGAGATTGGCCGCCAATTTACCCACCGATGCATTCAAATATACCATTCAGGTGTTTCAAGATGAGAAATTAGCACTGATGAAACAGAAAGGAGTATATCCATATGATTTCATGGACAGTTTTCAGAAGTTTGGTGATCAGCAACTACCTCCAAAAGAGGAATTCTATAGTATACTGACAGATGAGGGTATTTCTGATGAGCAATACCAGCATGCTCAAAAA TTTTTCGTGTCAGAAAGAGTTTTAAGAACTAAACCAGCGCCTGATATGCTTCCTAGAATGGCTGGGTTGGACGTCAAACCACCAGCAACAGCCCCAAGTACTATCAATCCAGTAGAGGATATCGATTTATAG